A section of the Streptomyces sp. SCL15-4 genome encodes:
- a CDS encoding MFS transporter, whose product MSGACQAGITAFTGRLGQADQAGLVYAAMGVMSAAAGLSMAAVPERVAAGTRWRLATGAALALSLPMLATRDLFGLYAVVTVLGVAYAPHLITVFGLLERAVPPSRLAETMGVATSALVGGQALAVAVTGRLAESHGPAAAFAAASTAAGLALVLALAVRPTTYAGEPGNAPHARVADTRPRQGLSDNSRPPRFGRRR is encoded by the coding sequence ATGTCCGGGGCCTGTCAGGCGGGGATCACGGCGTTCACCGGGCGGCTCGGGCAGGCGGACCAGGCGGGGCTGGTGTACGCCGCCATGGGCGTGATGAGCGCGGCGGCGGGCCTCTCCATGGCCGCCGTACCGGAGCGCGTCGCGGCCGGGACGCGCTGGCGGCTGGCGACCGGCGCCGCGCTCGCGCTGTCCCTGCCGATGCTCGCCACGCGGGACCTGTTCGGCCTGTACGCCGTCGTCACCGTCCTCGGCGTCGCCTACGCCCCCCACCTGATCACCGTCTTCGGCCTGCTGGAACGCGCGGTTCCGCCGTCCCGGCTGGCCGAGACGATGGGCGTGGCCACCAGCGCCCTCGTCGGCGGCCAGGCCCTGGCGGTCGCCGTCACCGGACGCCTCGCGGAGTCCCACGGCCCGGCGGCGGCCTTCGCCGCCGCGAGCACGGCGGCCGGACTCGCCCTCGTCCTCGCCCTGGCGGTGCGCCCGACGACGTACGCCGGCGAGCCCGGGAACGCGCCGCACGCGCGCGTGGCGGACACGCGGCCCCGCCAGGGCCTGTCCGACAATTCCCGTCCGCCGCGCTTCGGGCGACGACGCTGA
- a CDS encoding MFS transporter, with the protein MIGLTGPLLPCVSFLGRLPTATIQFGSVLLVARTDGSLATAGLTGGALGLGQVVCGPLVGRLADRHGQRTVVRAFSLANAVAVAALVAGALAGLPAAALAPLGAAAGATVPLVGPLARARLVALARRSGASEATVGAALSFESTLDELSFVLGPALVGLAAVLAHPARAMAAAAALVATCGTAFAVHPTARATAPAHRPPGRPVAPADERLAPDAPARVPDPPDASAHARVRAVRAGGAGPFRPCAHP; encoded by the coding sequence GTGATCGGGCTGACGGGGCCGCTGCTGCCCTGCGTGTCGTTCCTGGGGCGGCTGCCCACGGCCACCATCCAGTTCGGCAGCGTGCTGCTCGTCGCCCGCACGGACGGTTCGCTCGCCACGGCCGGTCTGACCGGGGGCGCGCTCGGGCTCGGCCAGGTGGTCTGCGGGCCGCTGGTGGGACGGCTCGCGGACCGGCACGGCCAGCGGACGGTGGTGCGCGCGTTCTCGCTCGCCAACGCCGTCGCCGTGGCCGCGCTCGTCGCCGGCGCGCTCGCGGGCCTGCCGGCGGCCGCGCTGGCCCCGCTGGGAGCCGCGGCGGGTGCCACCGTGCCGCTCGTCGGCCCGCTGGCCCGCGCCCGCCTGGTCGCCCTCGCCCGCCGCTCGGGCGCCTCGGAGGCGACGGTCGGTGCCGCGCTGTCCTTCGAGAGCACCCTGGACGAACTCTCGTTCGTCCTCGGCCCGGCCCTCGTCGGCCTGGCCGCGGTCCTCGCCCATCCGGCCCGCGCGATGGCCGCCGCGGCGGCCCTGGTGGCCACGTGCGGCACCGCTTTCGCCGTCCACCCGACCGCCCGCGCGACGGCTCCCGCCCACCGGCCCCCCGGCCGGCCCGTGGCCCCCGCCGACGAGCGCTTGGCCCCCGACGCGCCCGCACGGGTCCCCGATCCGCCGGACGCGTCCGCGCACGCGCGCGTGCGGGCCGTCCGGGCCGGAGGCGCCGGGCCGTTCCGCCCATGCGCGCACCCGTAG
- the treY gene encoding malto-oligosyltrehalose synthase: MTSARPGPGVPTATYRLQLQPAFPFAAAEAAVPYLASLGVSHLHLSPVLEAVPGSVHGYDVVDHTRVREELGGEEGLRALARTAREHGLGLVVDIVPNHMAMVPRYNRALWEVLRDGPGSPYARWFDIDWEAQGGRVLLPVLGGPVGSELERLRVDGDVLRYHDHAFPLRPGTERLPLPELLDAQWYRPVWWRLARTELNYRRFFSISELIGLRVEDPEVFDATHATILRLLDEGVFDGLRIDHPDGLADPDGYLARLHEATGGRWTVVEKILADGERLPASWPVAGTTGYDSLRHVDGLFTDRTGAYELLGRYRAYAAPQTDRGGNWEATVRRAAYKVLTHELATETDRLTRVAARLCAASPDLSLRDRAPWALRTAVEELLVRMRVYRPYASADASAVITEEAAEEARLAFVVPEEAEAVSVVRRLLVEPPDPAAPDHADRVEFRTRFAQTASALRAKSVEDTAFYRYVPLLSATEVGGDPGSPGVAPEEFHAYCARVQRDRPLTGTVVTTHDTKRSADVRAALAVLTECPDRWAALLAEVSLAEEGAPDGQLAWAAWQTVFGLGPAEEDRVQRALLKHAREAGMYTSWTEREPPYEDAVAAFVTAGPCGPPGERVAAFRKALEPHVRANVLGTALVHLTMPGVPDVYQGTEGEYRALVDPDNRRPAAFPPEAAGEKGALTAAALRLRARRPHAFGADASYDPLTAEGPAADHCLAFARSGEVVTAVTRLSLRLAEAGGWRETLLPLPPGRWADVLVPGREFTGHARVADLLDRLPVALLERVPED, translated from the coding sequence ATGACTTCTGCGCGACCCGGACCGGGGGTGCCCACGGCCACCTACCGACTGCAGCTCCAGCCCGCGTTCCCGTTCGCCGCCGCCGAAGCGGCCGTACCGTACCTGGCGTCGCTCGGCGTCTCGCACCTGCATCTGTCCCCGGTCCTGGAGGCCGTCCCCGGCTCCGTGCACGGCTACGACGTGGTGGACCACACGCGCGTGCGCGAGGAACTGGGCGGCGAGGAGGGCCTGCGCGCGCTCGCCCGCACCGCGCGGGAGCACGGTCTCGGCCTGGTGGTGGACATCGTGCCCAACCACATGGCGATGGTGCCCCGGTACAACCGCGCCCTGTGGGAGGTGCTGCGCGACGGGCCGGGTTCGCCGTACGCGCGCTGGTTCGACATCGACTGGGAGGCACAGGGCGGCCGGGTGCTGCTGCCGGTGCTCGGCGGCCCGGTCGGCTCGGAGCTGGAGCGGCTGCGGGTGGACGGCGACGTGCTGCGCTACCACGACCACGCCTTCCCGCTCCGCCCCGGCACCGAGCGGCTGCCGTTGCCCGAGCTGCTGGACGCGCAGTGGTACCGCCCGGTGTGGTGGCGGCTGGCCCGCACCGAGCTGAACTACCGGCGGTTCTTCAGCATCTCGGAGCTGATCGGGCTGCGGGTGGAGGACCCGGAGGTGTTCGACGCCACCCACGCCACGATCCTGCGGCTGCTGGACGAAGGCGTGTTCGACGGGCTGCGGATCGACCACCCCGACGGCCTCGCCGACCCCGACGGCTATCTCGCGCGCCTGCACGAGGCGACCGGCGGGCGCTGGACGGTCGTGGAGAAGATCCTGGCCGACGGCGAGCGGCTGCCGGCCTCCTGGCCCGTAGCGGGCACCACGGGCTACGACTCCCTGCGGCACGTCGACGGCCTGTTCACGGACCGCACCGGCGCGTACGAACTGCTGGGGCGCTACCGGGCCTACGCGGCGCCGCAGACGGACCGCGGCGGCAACTGGGAGGCCACGGTCCGGCGTGCCGCGTACAAGGTGCTCACCCACGAACTGGCCACGGAGACGGACCGGCTCACCCGGGTGGCCGCCCGGCTGTGCGCCGCCTCGCCCGACCTCTCGCTGCGCGACCGCGCTCCCTGGGCACTGCGGACGGCCGTGGAGGAGCTGCTGGTCCGGATGCGGGTCTACCGGCCGTACGCCTCCGCCGACGCCTCCGCCGTGATCACCGAGGAGGCCGCCGAGGAGGCCCGGCTGGCGTTCGTGGTGCCGGAGGAGGCCGAGGCCGTCTCCGTGGTGCGCCGGCTGCTGGTCGAGCCGCCCGACCCGGCGGCACCGGACCACGCCGACCGGGTGGAGTTCCGTACCCGGTTCGCCCAGACCGCGTCGGCGCTGCGCGCCAAGTCGGTGGAGGACACGGCCTTCTACCGGTACGTGCCGCTGCTGTCGGCGACCGAGGTGGGCGGCGACCCGGGCAGCCCGGGCGTGGCGCCGGAGGAGTTCCACGCGTACTGCGCGCGCGTGCAGCGCGACCGGCCGCTCACCGGCACGGTCGTCACCACCCACGACACCAAGCGCAGCGCGGACGTGCGCGCCGCGCTGGCCGTGCTCACCGAGTGCCCGGACCGCTGGGCGGCGCTGCTCGCCGAGGTCAGCCTCGCCGAGGAGGGCGCGCCGGACGGACAGCTGGCCTGGGCGGCCTGGCAGACGGTGTTCGGGCTGGGCCCGGCCGAGGAGGACCGCGTGCAGCGGGCGCTGCTGAAGCACGCGCGCGAGGCGGGCATGTACACCAGCTGGACCGAGCGGGAACCGCCGTACGAGGACGCGGTGGCGGCCTTCGTCACCGCGGGGCCGTGCGGTCCGCCCGGCGAGCGGGTGGCCGCGTTCCGCAAGGCGCTGGAGCCGCATGTGCGGGCCAATGTCCTCGGCACCGCGCTGGTGCACCTGACGATGCCGGGCGTGCCCGACGTGTACCAGGGCACGGAGGGCGAGTACCGGGCGCTGGTGGACCCGGACAACCGGCGGCCGGCGGCGTTTCCTCCGGAGGCGGCCGGTGAGAAGGGCGCGCTGACCGCGGCGGCGCTGCGGCTGCGCGCCCGGCGCCCGCACGCGTTCGGCGCGGACGCCTCGTACGACCCGCTGACCGCCGAGGGCCCGGCGGCCGACCACTGTCTGGCGTTCGCGCGCTCGGGTGAGGTGGTCACGGCGGTGACCCGGCTGTCGCTGCGGCTCGCGGAGGCGGGCGGCTGGCGGGAGACGCTGCTGCCGCTGCCGCCCGGCCGCTGGGCCGACGTGCTCGTGCCGGGCCGGGAGTTCACCGGCCACGCGCGCGTGGCGGACCTGCTGGACCGGCTCCCGGTGGCCCTGCTGGAACGCGTCCCGGAGGACTGA
- a CDS encoding M14 family zinc carboxypeptidase produces MSPLPELRYPSVPEMLARAQVLAAREPGLCALRQVGLSRAGRPLHLLSVGHARRAVLVVAGAHANEPTGGSTLLVLAERVLYDRELRTDTSWHFLLCADPDGASLHVTPAPRSLLDYHLGFYRPTGAEQPEWSPSVLPPDRLPPETLTLTRVIDELRPYLQVTLHGTDLGGSWVQLTREVPGLAEPFAKSAAELRIPVETGASDAAGWPASGPGVHVMPGPDTGVPYPSMPDDARHSTWYHAHRYGGLTAVVEVPMWASDLVDDPAPHPEPAAALRGLAARLLRDARQVERVLAEALPRLEGVDGPLLRAARWALELIPGLAEDWAHTSPAGTTMAYVGSVDAFGRRLPLRAAAMLLRVLREADDRAAPRLERLVAAWCDAFAQRFRARWVPLEHQVEHQSRTVLVAARQARERVA; encoded by the coding sequence GTGAGTCCTCTGCCGGAGCTGCGCTATCCCAGCGTTCCCGAAATGCTCGCCCGCGCCCAGGTGCTGGCGGCCCGGGAACCCGGGCTGTGCGCCTTGCGCCAGGTGGGTCTCTCGCGCGCGGGAAGACCCCTGCACCTGCTGTCGGTGGGACACGCCCGCCGCGCGGTGCTGGTCGTCGCCGGTGCCCACGCGAACGAGCCGACGGGCGGTTCCACCCTGCTGGTGCTAGCCGAACGCGTGCTGTACGACCGTGAGTTGAGGACGGACACGTCCTGGCACTTCCTGCTGTGCGCGGACCCCGACGGCGCGAGTCTGCACGTGACCCCGGCGCCGCGCAGCCTGCTCGACTACCACCTCGGCTTCTACCGGCCGACGGGCGCTGAGCAGCCGGAGTGGTCGCCGTCGGTGCTGCCTCCGGACCGGCTGCCACCGGAGACCCTCACGCTGACGCGGGTGATAGACGAGCTGCGGCCCTACCTCCAGGTGACCCTGCACGGCACCGATCTGGGCGGCAGCTGGGTGCAGCTGACCCGGGAGGTGCCGGGTCTCGCCGAGCCGTTCGCCAAGTCCGCGGCGGAGCTGCGCATCCCGGTGGAGACGGGGGCCTCGGACGCGGCGGGCTGGCCGGCCTCCGGTCCCGGGGTGCATGTGATGCCCGGCCCGGATACGGGCGTCCCCTATCCGAGCATGCCGGACGACGCCCGGCACAGCACCTGGTACCACGCGCACCGGTACGGCGGTCTGACGGCGGTGGTGGAGGTGCCGATGTGGGCCAGCGACCTGGTGGACGACCCGGCCCCGCACCCGGAGCCCGCCGCGGCCCTGCGCGGCCTGGCCGCCCGGCTGCTGCGGGACGCGCGGCAGGTGGAGCGGGTCCTCGCCGAGGCGCTGCCCCGGCTGGAGGGCGTGGACGGACCGCTGCTGCGGGCCGCGCGGTGGGCGCTGGAGCTGATCCCGGGCCTGGCCGAGGACTGGGCGCACACCTCCCCGGCGGGCACCACGATGGCGTACGTCGGCAGCGTGGACGCCTTCGGGCGGCGGCTGCCGCTGCGGGCCGCGGCGATGCTGCTGCGGGTGCTGCGGGAGGCGGACGACCGGGCGGCGCCGCGCCTGGAGCGGCTCGTGGCCGCCTGGTGCGACGCCTTCGCGCAGCGGTTCCGGGCCCGCTGGGTGCCGTTGGAGCATCAGGTGGAGCACCAGTCCCGGACGGTGCTGGTGGCGGCGCGGCAGGCCCGGGAGCGGGTGGCGTGA
- a CDS encoding SSI family serine proteinase inhibitor: MTHLTRAKAAAAALLAVAALLTAGPARAATREARADTWLYLTVTKGNARAGIPRGALLRCDPPRWHARAAEACAELADVGGDIGRIPAENVFCPMIYAPVTTRALGRWNGKAVDFRETYTSACVMRARTRHVFALDG, encoded by the coding sequence ATGACTCACCTCACCAGAGCGAAGGCGGCGGCCGCGGCCCTGCTGGCCGTCGCGGCACTCCTCACCGCGGGACCGGCCCGGGCGGCCACCCGCGAAGCCCGCGCGGACACCTGGCTCTACCTGACGGTCACCAAGGGCAACGCCCGCGCCGGCATCCCCCGTGGCGCGCTGCTGCGCTGCGACCCGCCCCGGTGGCACGCGCGCGCGGCCGAGGCGTGCGCCGAACTCGCCGACGTGGGCGGTGACATCGGGCGCATCCCGGCCGAGAACGTCTTCTGCCCGATGATCTACGCCCCGGTGACCACCCGGGCGCTCGGCCGGTGGAACGGCAAGGCGGTCGACTTCCGGGAGACGTACACCAGCGCCTGCGTGATGCGGGCGCGCACCCGGCACGTCTTCGCCCTCGACGGCTGA
- a CDS encoding DUF1707 and FHA domain-containing protein has product MTSSFEFSTYPARLSDAERDKALRVLRDGVALGRLSHDTFVRRMELALAARRSDELAVLVADLPQENRFSRAVLGTVEAVSGFTVRLRRAWQAERLPKLLLPHPEHTHPLRIGRDPANGLRLNHETVSRVHAELRRQGGLWVLRDLGSTNGTTVNGRRVTGAVVVREGDQVAFGRMAFRLSVS; this is encoded by the coding sequence GTGACGTCGTCCTTCGAGTTCTCCACCTACCCCGCGCGCCTGTCCGACGCGGAGCGCGACAAGGCGCTGCGGGTGCTGCGCGACGGCGTCGCCCTCGGCCGGCTCTCGCACGACACGTTCGTCCGCCGCATGGAACTGGCGCTCGCCGCGCGCCGCTCCGACGAACTCGCCGTCCTCGTCGCCGACCTGCCCCAGGAGAACCGGTTCTCCCGCGCGGTCCTCGGCACCGTCGAGGCCGTCTCCGGATTCACCGTACGGCTGCGCCGCGCCTGGCAGGCCGAGCGGCTGCCCAAGCTGCTGCTGCCGCACCCGGAGCACACCCACCCGCTGCGCATCGGCCGCGACCCCGCCAACGGGCTGCGTCTGAACCACGAGACGGTCTCCCGGGTGCACGCCGAACTCCGCCGCCAGGGCGGTCTGTGGGTGCTCAGGGACCTCGGCTCCACCAACGGCACGACCGTCAACGGCCGCCGGGTGACCGGCGCCGTCGTGGTCCGCGAGGGCGACCAGGTCGCCTTCGGCAGGATGGCGTTCCGGCTCTCGGTGAGCTAG
- the treZ gene encoding malto-oligosyltrehalose trehalohydrolase, producing the protein MQFEVWAPQADRVTLQCEGATRALARDPGREGWWTGEAEAADGARYGFALDEGPVLPDPRSRRQPDGPDGLSAVVDHGRHEWRARWAGRGLPGAVLYELHVGTYTREGTLDAAADRLEHLVELGVTHVELMPVCPLPGRHGWGYDGVSLWAVHEPYGGPEALKRFVDRAHGLGLGVVLDVVHNHLGPSGNHLPRFGPYFTDTHSTPWGAAVNLDAPGSDEVRAFLVGSALAWLRDYRIDGLRLDAVHALYDTRARHFLEELSAAVDGLAEEVGRPLFLIAESDMNNPRFITPRAEHGLGLQAQWNDDFHHALHVALTGEAQGYYADFAREPFAALAKTLTRGYFHDGTYSSFRGRHHGRPLDRARTAGHRLLGYSQTHDQIGNRAQGDRLAALLSPGLLACAATLTLTAPFTPMLFMGEEWAAGTPWQYFTDHTDPELAEAVRRGRRREFAAHGWAEEDVPDPQDPATRERSCLDWSEPGREPHARVLDWYRRLIALRRAQSDLTDPDLAATQVAYDGQARWLAFRRGDVRVAVNLGKESAAIPLGTGRVEVLAAWEPVPAPGPDGLLHVPGESCVVLTGP; encoded by the coding sequence GTGCAGTTCGAGGTGTGGGCACCGCAGGCAGACCGAGTGACGCTCCAGTGCGAGGGCGCCACGCGCGCGCTGGCGCGCGATCCCGGGCGCGAGGGGTGGTGGACGGGTGAGGCGGAGGCGGCGGACGGCGCGCGGTACGGGTTCGCGCTGGACGAGGGTCCGGTGCTGCCCGACCCGCGCTCGCGCCGCCAGCCGGACGGCCCGGACGGGCTGAGCGCGGTCGTGGACCACGGGCGCCACGAGTGGCGCGCGCGGTGGGCGGGGCGCGGGCTGCCCGGCGCGGTGCTGTACGAGCTGCACGTGGGCACGTACACCCGCGAGGGCACTCTGGACGCCGCCGCGGACCGGCTCGAGCACCTGGTGGAACTGGGCGTCACCCACGTGGAGTTGATGCCGGTGTGTCCCCTCCCGGGACGGCACGGCTGGGGCTACGACGGGGTGTCGCTGTGGGCGGTGCACGAGCCGTACGGCGGGCCGGAGGCGCTGAAGCGGTTCGTGGACCGGGCGCACGGGCTCGGGCTGGGCGTCGTCCTGGACGTCGTCCACAACCACCTGGGCCCGTCGGGCAACCATCTGCCGCGGTTCGGGCCGTACTTCACGGACACGCACTCCACTCCGTGGGGCGCGGCGGTGAACCTCGACGCGCCGGGCTCGGACGAGGTGCGGGCGTTCCTCGTCGGCAGCGCGCTGGCGTGGCTGCGGGACTACCGGATCGACGGGCTCCGGCTGGACGCGGTGCACGCGCTGTACGACACGCGCGCCCGCCACTTCCTGGAGGAGCTGTCGGCGGCCGTGGACGGCCTGGCCGAGGAGGTGGGCAGGCCGCTGTTCCTGATCGCCGAGTCGGACATGAACAACCCGCGGTTCATCACCCCGCGCGCCGAGCACGGCCTCGGGCTGCAGGCGCAGTGGAACGACGACTTCCACCACGCCCTGCACGTCGCGCTGACCGGCGAGGCGCAGGGCTATTACGCCGACTTCGCGCGGGAGCCGTTCGCCGCGCTCGCCAAGACGCTCACCCGCGGCTATTTCCACGACGGCACGTACTCGTCGTTCCGGGGCCGGCACCACGGCCGTCCGCTGGACCGCGCGCGGACGGCCGGGCACCGGCTGCTCGGCTACAGCCAGACCCACGACCAGATCGGCAACCGCGCCCAGGGCGACCGGCTCGCCGCGCTGCTCTCCCCCGGCCTGCTGGCCTGCGCGGCCACGCTGACGCTGACCGCGCCGTTCACGCCGATGCTGTTCATGGGCGAGGAGTGGGCGGCGGGCACGCCCTGGCAGTACTTCACCGACCACACCGACCCGGAGCTGGCCGAGGCGGTACGACGGGGCAGGCGGCGGGAGTTCGCGGCGCACGGCTGGGCCGAGGAGGACGTACCGGACCCGCAGGACCCGGCGACCCGGGAGCGGTCCTGCCTGGACTGGTCGGAGCCCGGACGCGAGCCGCACGCGCGCGTGCTGGACTGGTACCGGCGGCTGATCGCGCTGCGCCGCGCCCAGAGCGACCTCACCGACCCCGACCTCGCCGCCACGCAGGTGGCGTACGACGGGCAGGCCCGCTGGCTGGCCTTCCGGCGCGGCGACGTACGGGTGGCGGTGAACCTCGGCAAGGAGAGCGCGGCGATCCCGCTGGGCACCGGCCGGGTGGAGGTCCTGGCAGCCTGGGAGCCGGTGCCGGCGCCGGGCCCGGACGGACTGCTGCACGTGCCCGGCGAGTCCTGCGTGGTGCTGACCGGGCCCTGA
- a CDS encoding aminoglycoside phosphotransferase family protein, translating to MTQAPTPTADTVRRLVRSLLKEGRDGTGGPDVRPVTEEGEHTWWIGARHVLRLAPDREASALRRRELRLRDLVRPQVPVAVPVSVAHGDWAPGLAYTLDTRVPGGTADEHDVSAVGEADLAGLLTGLRAVPGRQAEALGVPRTAPRSLEALRRMAVHAAERLTAADEFDSARLHQFSPANAAQLSAQSGAAVLTHHGLTGAHVVVSADGRVRGVLDWTRAALGDPAEDIAGLALAVGSPAAVRAATLAGYGARPCLRGLWLARCDTVVRLADHLEGRTGGSLPLLRTQLRRAWEPILLERVTDLPEDEPEP from the coding sequence ATGACCCAGGCACCGACACCCACCGCGGACACCGTCCGCCGACTGGTCCGTTCGCTGCTCAAGGAGGGCCGCGACGGCACCGGAGGGCCCGACGTGCGGCCCGTGACGGAGGAGGGCGAGCACACCTGGTGGATCGGCGCCCGCCATGTGCTGCGCCTCGCCCCCGACCGCGAGGCGTCCGCACTCCGCCGCCGGGAGCTGCGGCTGCGCGACCTGGTCCGCCCGCAGGTGCCGGTCGCCGTCCCGGTCAGCGTCGCGCACGGCGACTGGGCACCCGGCCTCGCCTACACCCTCGACACCCGGGTGCCCGGCGGCACGGCCGACGAACACGACGTCTCCGCCGTCGGCGAGGCCGACCTCGCCGGGCTGCTCACCGGGCTGCGCGCGGTGCCCGGACGCCAGGCCGAGGCGCTCGGCGTGCCCCGCACCGCGCCGCGCTCGCTGGAGGCGCTGCGCCGGATGGCCGTGCACGCGGCCGAACGGCTCACGGCCGCCGACGAGTTCGACTCCGCCCGGCTGCACCAGTTCTCCCCGGCCAACGCGGCCCAGCTCAGCGCGCAGTCCGGTGCGGCCGTCCTCACCCACCACGGGCTGACCGGCGCGCACGTGGTGGTCAGCGCCGACGGCCGGGTGCGGGGCGTCCTGGACTGGACGCGGGCGGCCCTCGGCGACCCCGCCGAGGACATCGCCGGGCTCGCCCTCGCCGTCGGCTCCCCGGCGGCCGTCCGCGCCGCCACCCTCGCCGGCTACGGCGCCCGCCCCTGCCTGCGCGGCCTGTGGCTGGCCCGCTGCGACACCGTCGTCCGGCTCGCCGACCACCTGGAGGGCCGCACGGGCGGCTCCCTGCCCCTGCTGCGGACCCAGCTGCGCCGCGCCTGGGAACCGATCCTGCTGGAGCGGGTCACCGACCTCCCGGAGGACGAGCCGGAGCCGTGA
- a CDS encoding aminopeptidase P family protein — MTGTTPFTAADYRARMERAVRSAADAGLAGLLVAPGPDLVWLTGYAPTAVTERLTVLVLAPGRDPVLVVPTLEAPDAEQAPGAPALTLRDWTDGADPYAVTAALLDDRGRFGISDNAWSMHLLGLQRTLPGTSYAALTDALPMLRAVKDQAELDLLAAAGAAADQAFEEIRKLPFAGRRESDVGRDLAGLLRRFGHEQVDFTIVGSGPNGANPHHEVGDRVIRPGDMVVLDFGGLKDGYGSDTTRTVHVGEPTEEERRVHDVVRAAQEAGYQAVRPGAACQDVDRAARAVITDAGYGAYFIHRTGHGIGVTTHEPPYMIEGEERPLVPGMCFSVEPGIYLPGRFGVRIEDIVTVTEDGGRRLNNTTREMVTVD; from the coding sequence ATGACCGGTACCACGCCCTTCACCGCCGCCGACTACCGGGCCCGCATGGAGCGCGCCGTGCGCTCCGCGGCCGACGCCGGCCTCGCCGGGCTGCTCGTGGCCCCGGGCCCGGACCTGGTGTGGCTCACCGGCTACGCGCCCACCGCCGTCACCGAACGGCTGACCGTCCTCGTCCTCGCCCCCGGCCGCGACCCCGTCCTCGTCGTGCCCACCCTGGAGGCCCCGGACGCCGAGCAGGCCCCCGGCGCTCCCGCGCTGACGCTGCGCGACTGGACCGACGGCGCGGACCCCTACGCCGTCACCGCCGCCCTCCTCGACGACCGCGGCCGGTTCGGCATCAGCGACAATGCCTGGTCGATGCACCTGCTGGGCCTCCAGCGGACCCTGCCCGGCACCTCCTACGCCGCCCTCACCGACGCCCTGCCCATGCTGCGCGCGGTGAAGGACCAGGCCGAACTGGACCTCCTGGCGGCCGCCGGAGCCGCCGCCGACCAGGCGTTCGAGGAGATCCGGAAGCTGCCCTTCGCCGGCCGCCGCGAGTCCGACGTCGGCCGGGACCTCGCCGGCCTGCTGCGCCGCTTCGGCCACGAACAGGTCGACTTCACCATCGTCGGCTCCGGCCCCAACGGCGCCAACCCGCACCACGAGGTCGGCGACCGGGTCATCCGGCCCGGTGACATGGTCGTCCTCGACTTCGGCGGCCTGAAGGACGGCTACGGCTCCGACACCACCCGCACCGTCCACGTCGGCGAACCCACCGAGGAGGAGCGCCGGGTGCACGACGTGGTGCGCGCCGCCCAGGAGGCCGGCTACCAGGCCGTACGTCCCGGCGCCGCCTGCCAGGACGTCGACCGCGCCGCCCGCGCGGTGATCACCGACGCCGGGTACGGCGCGTACTTCATCCACCGCACCGGCCACGGCATCGGCGTCACCACGCACGAACCGCCGTACATGATCGAGGGCGAGGAGCGGCCCCTCGTGCCCGGCATGTGCTTCTCCGTGGAGCCCGGGATCTACCTGCCCGGCCGCTTCGGGGTGCGCATCGAGGACATCGTCACGGTCACCGAGGACGGCGGCCGGCGCCTGAACAACACCACCCGCGAGATGGTCACCGTGGACTGA
- a CDS encoding PDZ domain-containing protein, with product MEQTALRPKPIPGQHRQDEGTPGPARRPHAAPRRARRLRTLLLGAGAGTVLLLCGVGIGMAGATMTGVGGLAGPARPAPPPGPAPHAAPDPAPPGATLGVEVVDDEKAGALVVAVHVPGPGYTAGLVRGDVVLQLGAARVDTAAGLARAVARSRSGTALPLTVRHHSGAHQRLTVTPGLVT from the coding sequence ATGGAACAGACCGCTTTGCGGCCCAAGCCGATCCCCGGTCAGCACCGGCAGGACGAGGGCACCCCGGGCCCCGCCCGCCGCCCGCACGCCGCGCCCCGGCGCGCACGGCGGCTGCGGACCCTGCTGCTCGGCGCGGGCGCCGGCACCGTACTGCTGCTCTGCGGCGTCGGCATCGGCATGGCCGGTGCCACGATGACCGGCGTCGGCGGGCTCGCCGGGCCGGCCCGCCCGGCCCCGCCGCCCGGCCCCGCGCCCCACGCCGCCCCGGACCCCGCTCCGCCCGGCGCGACCCTCGGCGTGGAGGTGGTCGACGACGAGAAGGCGGGCGCGCTGGTGGTGGCCGTCCATGTGCCCGGCCCCGGCTACACGGCCGGCCTGGTCCGCGGGGACGTCGTGCTCCAGCTCGGCGCGGCCCGCGTCGACACCGCCGCCGGCCTCGCCCGCGCCGTCGCCCGCTCCCGTTCCGGAACGGCCCTGCCGCTCACCGTGCGCCACCACAGCGGTGCCCACCAGCGGCTGACGGTGACCCCCGGGCTGGTCACCTGA